The Panthera leo isolate Ple1 chromosome C2, P.leo_Ple1_pat1.1, whole genome shotgun sequence genome window below encodes:
- the STRIT1 gene encoding sarcoplasmic/endoplasmic reticulum calcium ATPase regulator DWORF, with translation MAEKAESTLSHLLVPILLLIGWIVGCIIMVYVVFS, from the coding sequence cagaatCTACACTGTCACACCTTCTGGTCCCTATTCTTCTCTTGATTGGCTGGATTGTGGGCTGCATCATAATGGTTTATGTTGTCTTCTCTTAG